A stretch of Corynebacterium timonense DNA encodes these proteins:
- a CDS encoding YgfZ/GcvT domain-containing protein yields the protein MTAVTEDNPYRSPLLARPGAAELPDAATSPLDAAGVAWHYGDPLGEQRVLSTGPVLVDRSHRAVIAVTGPDAPAFLNNILSQKLDDAPPAFSGSALDLDIRGHILHHADVYLDSGTDGATYYLDMPSRQRSTFVDFLRRMVFWSDVTIEETDLGILTVLAPAGASESPAITSVFTRRVPGWSSPQRWDVAVERSDISRAVEEFTRAGGALAGLMAFTAERVRAGEPELGVDLDDKSIPHEAPRLINRGEHIGAVHLAKGCYRGQETVARVENLGRPPRLLVLVHLDGSAPVDPVPGAELTLGGRTVGRLGTVVHDADYGPIALALVKRTAIGHGDLTAEGDTPVAASIDPDSLPTDEGEKAGRRAVEKLRGQQ from the coding sequence ATGACTGCTGTGACCGAGGACAACCCGTACCGTTCCCCGCTCCTCGCGCGCCCTGGGGCAGCGGAACTCCCCGACGCTGCGACCTCGCCCCTCGACGCCGCGGGCGTCGCCTGGCACTACGGCGACCCTTTGGGCGAGCAGCGTGTCCTGTCCACCGGACCGGTGCTCGTCGACCGCTCGCACCGCGCCGTTATCGCCGTCACCGGCCCCGACGCGCCCGCCTTTCTGAACAACATCCTGTCGCAAAAGCTTGACGACGCCCCTCCGGCCTTCTCCGGCTCCGCCCTCGACCTGGACATCCGCGGCCACATCCTCCACCACGCCGACGTCTACCTCGACTCCGGCACCGACGGCGCCACCTACTACCTCGATATGCCGAGCCGGCAGCGCTCCACGTTCGTCGACTTCCTGCGCCGCATGGTCTTTTGGTCCGACGTCACCATCGAGGAGACGGACCTGGGCATCCTCACCGTGCTCGCCCCCGCTGGCGCTTCCGAGTCCCCCGCGATCACCAGCGTGTTTACCCGCCGCGTCCCGGGGTGGAGCTCCCCGCAGCGGTGGGACGTCGCCGTCGAGCGCAGCGACATCTCCCGCGCCGTCGAAGAGTTCACCCGCGCGGGCGGCGCGCTCGCCGGGCTCATGGCGTTTACCGCCGAGCGCGTCCGCGCCGGCGAGCCAGAGTTGGGCGTGGACCTGGACGACAAGTCCATCCCCCACGAGGCGCCGCGCCTGATCAACCGCGGCGAGCACATCGGCGCCGTCCACCTGGCCAAGGGGTGCTACCGCGGGCAGGAGACCGTCGCGCGCGTGGAAAACCTCGGGCGCCCCCCGCGCCTACTGGTCCTTGTTCACCTCGACGGGTCCGCGCCCGTCGACCCCGTCCCAGGCGCGGAGCTCACCCTCGGCGGGCGCACGGTGGGCCGGCTCGGCACCGTGGTGCACGACGCCGACTACGGGCCGATCGCCCTCGCGCTGGTCAAGCGCACGGCCATCGGTCACGGCGATCTCACCGCCGAGGGCGACACTCCTGTTGCCGCGAGCATCGACCCCGACTCCTTGCCCACCGACGAGGGGGAGAAAGCGGGGCGCCGGGCCGTCGAAAAGCTGCGCGGGCAGCAGTAG
- a CDS encoding aminodeoxychorismate lyase, whose amino-acid sequence MAQSSSFPHLAPQPVIYLVEPFGGSVRRQNANMPHIFWDDAVATRGDGIFETILVNNARPVNLERHLERFRRSAAQLDLPEPNPEQWRAATREAIADYVRERGGEDSAESAEASCVWTMSRGRATTGVPTAWLTVRPTDPEDARLRAEGVRVATAGRGYTVDSDASAPWLALGAKTLNYTATMAALRWAREHGYDDIIYIDPRTERVLEGTRSTVLVVKRGNRMRTPKAGPDVMAGTTIQAVFEYATSQGWRCASKNLYADDLRSAQSVWLVSSVRGPVRVTHLDGAALPEPDNASEIAQLIDASLAAQDT is encoded by the coding sequence ATGGCGCAATCGTCTTCTTTCCCCCACCTTGCCCCGCAACCCGTGATCTACCTCGTGGAACCATTCGGCGGCTCGGTGCGCAGGCAAAACGCGAACATGCCGCACATCTTCTGGGACGACGCCGTGGCTACCCGCGGCGACGGCATCTTTGAGACGATCCTGGTGAACAACGCGCGCCCCGTGAACCTGGAGAGGCACCTTGAGCGCTTCCGCCGGTCGGCCGCGCAGCTCGACCTGCCCGAGCCGAACCCCGAGCAGTGGCGCGCCGCCACGCGCGAGGCCATCGCGGACTACGTGCGCGAGCGCGGGGGAGAGGACAGCGCCGAGAGCGCCGAGGCCTCGTGCGTGTGGACGATGTCGCGCGGCCGCGCCACCACGGGCGTGCCCACCGCGTGGCTAACCGTGCGCCCGACCGACCCCGAGGACGCCAGGCTGCGCGCCGAAGGAGTCAGGGTGGCCACGGCGGGCCGCGGCTACACCGTCGACAGCGACGCGTCCGCCCCGTGGCTCGCCCTCGGCGCCAAGACGCTCAACTACACCGCCACGATGGCGGCGCTGCGCTGGGCGCGCGAGCACGGCTACGACGACATCATCTACATCGACCCGCGCACCGAGCGCGTGCTCGAGGGAACGCGGTCGACGGTGCTCGTGGTCAAACGCGGCAACCGGATGCGCACGCCGAAGGCCGGCCCCGACGTCATGGCGGGCACCACCATCCAGGCTGTCTTCGAGTACGCGACCTCGCAGGGGTGGCGCTGCGCGTCGAAGAACCTCTACGCCGACGACCTCCGCTCGGCGCAGTCCGTCTGGCTGGTCAGCTCCGTGCGCGGGCCCGTGCGCGTCACGCACCTCGACGGCGCCGCGCTGCCTGAGCCCGACAACGCGTCGGAGATCGCCCAGCTTATCGACGCCTCACTCGCCGCCCAGGACACCTAA
- a CDS encoding FABP family protein, which translates to MSDNSHQPEQSPSPARPRGLDGNEAVTLAAEQSKKTAHRNIPGLGFDDLPLPDDTANLRQGPSLHDGLLALLPLVGVWSGSGQANDNGDEYAFGQQLVVSHDGENYLRFESRTWRLTADGTAAGPDQREVGFWRISASDEIELTLTNSRGLVEIMYGEPYNDRAWQVQSASTMVTATGPANHGPGKRMYGLMPNNNLGWVDERVVDGELVPYMSAELARVAG; encoded by the coding sequence ATGAGCGACAACAGCCACCAGCCCGAACAGAGCCCCTCCCCCGCCCGGCCCCGCGGCCTCGACGGCAACGAGGCCGTCACCCTCGCCGCGGAGCAGTCGAAGAAGACGGCCCACCGCAACATCCCGGGGCTTGGCTTCGACGACCTGCCCCTGCCGGACGACACCGCGAACTTGCGCCAGGGCCCCTCGCTTCACGACGGCCTTTTGGCGCTACTCCCCCTCGTCGGCGTCTGGTCGGGCTCGGGCCAGGCCAACGACAACGGCGACGAATACGCCTTCGGCCAGCAGCTTGTGGTCTCGCACGACGGGGAGAACTACCTGCGCTTCGAGTCGCGCACGTGGCGGCTCACCGCCGACGGCACGGCCGCCGGCCCCGACCAGCGCGAGGTGGGCTTTTGGCGCATCTCCGCCTCTGACGAGATCGAGCTCACCCTGACCAACTCGCGCGGTTTGGTCGAAATCATGTATGGCGAGCCATACAACGACCGCGCGTGGCAGGTCCAGAGCGCCTCCACGATGGTCACGGCGACCGGGCCGGCCAACCACGGTCCCGGCAAACGCATGTACGGCCTCATGCCCAACAACAACCTCGGCTGGGTCGACGAACGCGTCGTCGACGGCGAGCTCGTGCCCTACATGTCGGCGGAGCTCGCACGCGTCGCCGGTTAG
- a CDS encoding DUF2993 domain-containing protein, which yields MSSRRLTLDRRHWVALALAAGLALIVVAADTVLASRAEHRVAQRYSGTEVYIASFPFTTSLLLGSIPRVSVTALDAPVEGIGIANATSEAVDVSVAGAKAIRGDFAGAKAATLRRQVRLDGVAFGELLGMTDLDIANPYDISPGEAPPAKYA from the coding sequence GTGAGCTCACGACGGTTAACGCTGGACAGGCGCCACTGGGTGGCGCTGGCCCTCGCCGCTGGCCTGGCCCTGATCGTGGTCGCTGCGGATACGGTGCTGGCGTCGCGCGCCGAACACCGCGTCGCGCAGCGCTACAGCGGAACAGAGGTGTACATCGCCAGCTTCCCCTTCACCACATCGCTCCTCCTTGGTTCCATCCCCCGCGTCAGCGTCACGGCGCTCGACGCGCCCGTCGAGGGCATCGGGATCGCCAACGCCACCTCCGAGGCCGTCGACGTGAGCGTTGCCGGGGCCAAGGCCATCCGCGGCGACTTCGCGGGCGCGAAGGCCGCGACCCTGCGCCGCCAGGTCCGCCTCGACGGCGTGGCCTTCGGCGAGCTGCTCGGCATGACCGACCTCGACATCGCGAACCCCTACGACATCTCCCCCGGGGAGGCCCCGCCAGCGAAGTACGCCTGA
- the mshD gene encoding mycothiol synthase has protein sequence MTNTERTPERTPERTPERTTARTTERARLIAAADHHDGVEPFSEAFVRGLHEDLGHRHVERREGDELVGLAAVAPDGSAELVVHPRARRRGHGRALLDEVFAHNAQAGVWAHGNLPAAQEVARSLSLQVTRELLVMGIDGDALETAAHPKVPAGYTALAYPEAVETYGRERVEQQWLDVNNDAFSWHPEQGGWDLGRLHQGMETDWFDPDGVWFLFDGETMAGFHWTKVHPDSTGEVYVVGVATEYRGKGLGEPLLSVGLEHLVKQGSSRVILYVEADNAPAVKRYKQMGFAVRESHVVYANTANTSNTAQ, from the coding sequence ATGACGAACACTGAGAGGACACCGGAGAGGACACCGGAGAGGACACCGGAGCGGACCACGGCGCGGACCACGGAGCGCGCGCGGCTGATCGCCGCGGCCGACCACCACGATGGGGTGGAGCCTTTTTCGGAGGCCTTCGTCCGCGGTTTACACGAGGACCTGGGGCACCGGCACGTCGAGCGCCGCGAGGGCGACGAGCTCGTGGGTCTCGCTGCTGTCGCTCCCGACGGCAGCGCCGAGCTCGTCGTGCACCCGCGGGCGCGCCGGCGCGGGCATGGCAGGGCGCTGCTCGACGAGGTGTTCGCCCACAACGCGCAGGCGGGCGTGTGGGCCCACGGCAACCTCCCCGCGGCGCAGGAGGTAGCGCGCTCGCTGTCGTTGCAGGTCACCCGCGAGCTGCTGGTGATGGGAATCGACGGTGACGCCCTCGAGACGGCCGCGCACCCGAAGGTGCCAGCGGGGTACACGGCCCTTGCCTACCCGGAGGCGGTCGAGACGTATGGCCGTGAGCGCGTGGAGCAGCAGTGGCTCGACGTGAACAACGACGCCTTCTCGTGGCACCCGGAGCAAGGGGGCTGGGACCTGGGGAGGCTGCACCAGGGCATGGAGACGGACTGGTTCGACCCGGACGGCGTCTGGTTTCTTTTCGACGGCGAGACGATGGCTGGATTCCATTGGACGAAGGTCCACCCCGACTCAACGGGTGAGGTGTATGTGGTTGGTGTGGCTACTGAATATCGGGGGAAAGGACTGGGGGAGCCGCTGCTGTCCGTCGGGCTGGAACACCTGGTGAAGCAAGGATCGTCGCGGGTCATCCTCTATGTCGAAGCGGACAACGCGCCCGCGGTGAAGCGGTACAAGCAGATGGGTTTCGCCGTGCGGGAATCCCATGTGGTCTACGCAAACACCGCGAACACCTCGAACACCGCACAATAG
- the pstS gene encoding phosphate ABC transporter substrate-binding protein PstS yields the protein MIRNFKRTAAVASVLALSSVSLVACGEEEQPEDNANNEAAETAEPAEETNEDAAEGLSGQTGQLVAEGATSQQNAMDYFGSRYSEEVPGANLAYNATGSGNGIKNFIADQAVFAGSDSALKEDEVEQAAERCGGNEAWHLPLVIGPVAIAYNLEGVDELNLTVDNIVEIFQGVITKWNDPKIAEANPGAELPDEDISVIYRSDESGTTDNFQRFLAAASDGKWEGSGKAFPAAVGAGANGSTGVADQVNSTPGAITYVEAGFAENIANIDFGNGPVELNEETVGNALDNLTFETEGHNMVVDSEALFTSNEADNYPLVLTTYEIVCSAGYDEATSNMVKDFLTVALDSQDDELAAEGFIPVQGAHLERLRDAVEAIG from the coding sequence GTGATTCGCAACTTTAAGCGCACCGCTGCTGTGGCCAGCGTGCTTGCTCTCTCCTCCGTGTCCCTCGTGGCCTGTGGCGAAGAGGAGCAGCCGGAGGACAACGCTAACAACGAAGCGGCCGAGACCGCTGAGCCCGCCGAGGAGACCAACGAGGACGCTGCGGAGGGTCTGAGCGGCCAGACCGGCCAGCTCGTCGCCGAGGGTGCTACCTCCCAGCAGAACGCGATGGACTACTTCGGCTCCCGCTACTCGGAGGAAGTGCCGGGCGCGAACCTCGCGTACAACGCCACCGGTTCCGGTAACGGCATCAAGAACTTCATCGCTGACCAGGCTGTTTTTGCCGGGTCCGACTCCGCACTGAAGGAGGACGAGGTCGAGCAGGCCGCAGAGCGTTGCGGCGGCAACGAGGCGTGGCACCTGCCGCTCGTGATCGGCCCCGTCGCTATCGCCTACAACCTCGAGGGCGTGGACGAGCTCAACCTGACCGTCGACAACATCGTCGAGATCTTCCAGGGTGTCATCACCAAGTGGAACGACCCGAAGATCGCCGAGGCTAACCCGGGCGCCGAGCTGCCGGACGAGGACATCTCCGTTATCTACCGCTCCGACGAATCCGGTACCACCGATAACTTCCAGCGCTTCCTCGCTGCCGCTTCCGACGGCAAGTGGGAGGGCTCCGGTAAGGCCTTCCCGGCCGCCGTGGGCGCTGGCGCGAACGGCTCCACCGGTGTCGCGGATCAGGTCAACTCCACCCCGGGCGCCATCACCTACGTCGAGGCCGGCTTCGCCGAGAACATCGCCAACATCGACTTCGGCAACGGCCCGGTCGAGCTCAACGAGGAGACCGTGGGTAACGCCCTCGATAACCTCACCTTCGAGACCGAGGGCCACAACATGGTCGTCGACTCCGAGGCCCTGTTTACCTCCAACGAGGCTGACAACTACCCGTTGGTTCTGACCACCTACGAGATTGTCTGCTCCGCTGGCTACGACGAGGCGACCTCCAACATGGTCAAGGACTTCCTGACCGTCGCTCTGGACTCCCAGGACGACGAGCTCGCAGCCGAAGGCTTCATTCCGGTCCAGGGTGCTCACCTCGAGCGCCTGCGTGACGCTGTCGAAGCGATCGGCTAA
- the pstC gene encoding phosphate ABC transporter permease subunit PstC — protein MADNDLPSSNDGLRAGSDAADNAVFPSSTGAPTLSPEAPKENVSASTPQGVKRPGDRVFEFFSTASSVLITIIIAAIGLFLLIQAVPPLLRNEGGLIGFFTYTGQWQTANLDQMQFGIPNLFFFTVMISLIALILAMPVALGIALFLSNYAPKQLVRPLGTLVDMLAAVPSIVYGLWGAQVLGPALGGFYEWVNSWGGDFFLFAHYQNSPSFATGRNILTGGIVLAVMILPVIAATAREVFVQTPPGQIEAALALGATRWEVIRLTVIPFGLSGYIAGSMLGLGRALGETMALYMVVSPGLEFRASLFDGGSTFATHIANASAEFNNPTSAGAYIAAGLVLFILTFIVNSIARAIVNKK, from the coding sequence ATGGCTGATAACGACCTGCCTTCTTCGAACGATGGCCTCCGCGCCGGGTCGGACGCGGCTGACAACGCCGTCTTCCCGAGCTCCACCGGCGCTCCGACTCTCTCCCCCGAGGCTCCGAAAGAGAACGTGAGCGCGTCCACACCCCAGGGCGTGAAGCGCCCCGGTGACCGCGTGTTCGAGTTTTTCTCCACCGCATCGTCGGTTCTCATCACCATCATCATCGCCGCTATCGGCCTCTTCCTGCTCATCCAGGCGGTGCCCCCGCTGCTGCGCAACGAGGGCGGCCTGATCGGCTTCTTCACCTACACCGGCCAGTGGCAGACCGCGAACCTTGACCAGATGCAGTTCGGTATCCCGAACCTATTCTTCTTCACGGTCATGATCTCGCTGATCGCACTCATTCTCGCGATGCCTGTCGCGCTCGGTATCGCGCTGTTCCTGTCCAACTACGCACCGAAGCAGCTCGTCCGCCCGCTGGGAACCCTGGTGGACATGCTCGCGGCGGTTCCGTCGATTGTGTACGGCCTGTGGGGTGCTCAGGTGCTTGGCCCGGCCCTCGGTGGCTTCTACGAGTGGGTGAACTCGTGGGGCGGCGACTTCTTCCTCTTCGCGCACTACCAGAACTCCCCCTCCTTCGCCACGGGCCGCAACATCCTGACCGGTGGCATCGTCTTGGCCGTTATGATTCTTCCCGTGATCGCGGCGACGGCGCGCGAGGTCTTCGTGCAGACGCCGCCCGGCCAGATCGAGGCCGCGCTCGCCCTCGGCGCAACCCGCTGGGAAGTTATCCGGCTCACCGTCATTCCCTTCGGCCTTTCCGGCTACATCGCGGGCTCCATGCTGGGCCTCGGCCGCGCTCTCGGTGAGACCATGGCCCTCTACATGGTCGTCTCCCCGGGCCTCGAGTTCCGAGCGTCGCTTTTCGACGGCGGATCGACCTTCGCAACCCACATCGCGAACGCCTCCGCGGAGTTCAACAACCCCACGAGCGCCGGCGCGTACATCGCCGCGGGCCTCGTGCTGTTCATCCTGACCTTTATCGTCAACTCGATCGCCCGCGCGATCGTCAACAAGAAGTAA
- the pstA gene encoding phosphate ABC transporter permease PstA, whose amino-acid sequence MSTALPNNSGSGGATATETAPAAAGGSPFTDISGGRKTTNTVMSALMWACMIIALIPLLWLLITVVGRGWSAIVDPAWWTQDMIGVRARSEGGGALHAIAGTLMQTLVASLISIPIGVFTAIYLVEYANGNRLGRVTTFMVDILSGVPSIVAALFIYALWITILGQQRSGFAVALSLILLMVPIVVRNTEEMLRVVPMDLREASYALGVPKWKTIVRIVLPTALSGIVTGIMLAVARVMGESAPVLILVGSTPALNWFGLFSEPQSSLPLFMLDMWKAGSTEPTLERLWGAALTLVIIVVALNLLARLIAARFSVKK is encoded by the coding sequence ATGAGCACCGCACTTCCGAACAACTCCGGCTCTGGCGGCGCAACTGCCACCGAGACCGCCCCAGCCGCGGCGGGGGGCAGCCCGTTCACCGACATCTCCGGCGGACGTAAGACCACCAACACGGTGATGAGCGCCCTCATGTGGGCCTGCATGATCATCGCGCTGATCCCGCTTCTGTGGCTCCTGATCACCGTGGTCGGCCGCGGCTGGTCCGCGATTGTCGACCCCGCCTGGTGGACCCAGGACATGATCGGCGTCCGCGCGCGTTCCGAGGGCGGCGGCGCCCTCCACGCCATCGCCGGTACGCTGATGCAGACCCTGGTCGCCTCCCTCATCTCTATCCCGATCGGCGTCTTCACCGCCATCTACCTCGTGGAGTACGCGAACGGTAACCGCCTCGGCCGCGTGACCACCTTCATGGTGGACATCCTCTCCGGCGTCCCCTCCATCGTCGCGGCCCTGTTCATCTACGCCCTGTGGATCACCATCCTGGGCCAGCAGCGCTCGGGCTTCGCCGTGGCCCTGTCCCTGATCCTGCTCATGGTCCCCATCGTCGTGCGCAACACCGAGGAAATGCTGCGCGTGGTGCCCATGGATCTGCGCGAGGCTTCCTACGCCCTCGGCGTGCCTAAATGGAAAACGATCGTGCGCATCGTCTTGCCCACCGCCCTGTCCGGCATCGTCACCGGCATCATGCTCGCCGTGGCGCGCGTCATGGGTGAGTCTGCGCCGGTGCTGATCTTGGTCGGCTCCACCCCGGCCCTCAACTGGTTCGGCCTCTTCAGCGAGCCGCAGTCCTCGCTGCCGCTGTTCATGCTCGACATGTGGAAGGCAGGCTCGACCGAACCCACCCTCGAGAGGCTGTGGGGCGCTGCCCTCACCCTCGTGATCATCGTCGTCGCCCTGAACCTGCTGGCCCGACTCATCGCCGCACGCTTCTCGGTGAAGAAGTAA
- the pstB gene encoding phosphate ABC transporter ATP-binding protein PstB, whose protein sequence is MSKLELNDVNIYYGDFHAVQNVNMKIPAQAVTAFIGPSGCGKSTVLRTINRMHEVIPNASVKGEILLDGNDIYGPKVDPVGVRNTIGMVFQKANPFPTMSIEDNVVAGLALAGEKNKKKLKEVAEESLRGANLWEEVKDRLDKPGGGLSGGQQQRLCIARAIAVRPEVLLMDEPCSALDPISTLAVEDLIHELKNDYTIVIVTHNMQQAARVSDKTAFFSLEATGKPGHLVEFNDTTTIFENPEKKETEDYIAGRFG, encoded by the coding sequence ATGTCCAAGCTCGAACTGAACGACGTCAACATTTACTACGGCGACTTCCACGCCGTGCAGAACGTCAACATGAAGATCCCGGCTCAGGCCGTCACCGCGTTCATCGGCCCGTCCGGCTGCGGCAAGTCCACCGTGCTGCGCACCATCAACCGCATGCACGAGGTCATCCCCAACGCCTCCGTCAAGGGCGAGATCCTGCTCGACGGCAACGACATCTACGGCCCGAAGGTCGACCCGGTGGGCGTGCGCAACACCATCGGCATGGTGTTCCAGAAGGCGAACCCCTTCCCCACGATGTCCATCGAGGACAACGTCGTCGCGGGCCTCGCCCTCGCCGGTGAGAAGAACAAGAAGAAGCTCAAGGAGGTCGCGGAGGAGTCGCTGCGCGGCGCCAACCTCTGGGAAGAGGTGAAGGATCGCCTGGATAAGCCCGGCGGCGGCCTCTCCGGTGGTCAGCAGCAGCGTCTCTGCATCGCCCGCGCCATTGCGGTGCGCCCCGAGGTGCTCCTCATGGATGAGCCCTGCTCGGCGCTCGACCCGATCTCTACCCTCGCGGTCGAGGACCTGATCCACGAGCTGAAGAACGATTACACCATCGTCATCGTGACCCACAACATGCAGCAGGCGGCCCGCGTCTCCGACAAGACCGCCTTCTTCTCCCTCGAGGCCACCGGTAAGCCGGGCCACCTGGTGGAGTTCAACGACACCACCACGATCTTCGAGAACCCGGAGAAGAAGGAGACCGAGGACTACATCGCCGGCCGCTTCGGCTAA
- a CDS encoding phosphate signaling complex PhoU family protein produces MRTVYREHLEAFANDLLDMCDTVRHVMSNASAALLNQSLENAEEALSSADALTEMAQRCEERSMQLLALENPVASDLRQVLSSIYIVEDFQRMGVLAAHIATTARLRHPSPVVPDTMEPCVAELARLAEDLGSKTHALLEDPDTGVALGLRDDDDDVDVMENYILHALTQQEWPHSVREAVDLALICRYYERYSDHCVNVAARTVFLITGLKPDAYLEQQRARDGFEMEEKIAAIEERFRPRRGEQPGA; encoded by the coding sequence CTGCGCACCGTCTACCGGGAGCACCTAGAGGCTTTCGCCAACGACCTGCTGGATATGTGCGACACCGTCCGGCACGTGATGTCGAACGCCTCGGCCGCCCTGCTCAACCAATCGCTCGAGAACGCCGAGGAGGCGTTGTCGAGCGCCGACGCCCTCACCGAGATGGCCCAGCGCTGCGAGGAGCGCAGCATGCAGCTGCTCGCCTTGGAAAACCCGGTCGCCTCCGACCTGCGGCAAGTGCTGTCCTCCATATACATCGTGGAGGACTTCCAACGGATGGGCGTGCTGGCCGCCCACATCGCCACCACAGCCCGGCTGCGCCACCCCTCCCCCGTTGTGCCCGACACGATGGAGCCGTGCGTCGCCGAGCTCGCCCGCCTCGCGGAAGACCTGGGAAGCAAGACACACGCGCTGCTCGAGGACCCGGACACTGGTGTCGCCTTGGGCTTGCGCGACGATGACGACGACGTCGACGTGATGGAAAACTACATCCTGCACGCGCTGACCCAGCAGGAATGGCCGCACTCAGTGCGCGAGGCCGTCGACCTCGCTCTCATCTGCCGCTACTACGAGCGCTATTCGGACCACTGCGTCAACGTTGCGGCGCGCACCGTCTTCCTCATCACGGGGCTCAAGCCCGACGCCTACCTTGAGCAGCAGCGCGCGCGCGACGGCTTCGAAATGGAAGAGAAGATCGCCGCTATTGAGGAACGTTTTCGCCCCCGCCGCGGTGAGCAGCCGGGGGCGTAA
- the dusB gene encoding tRNA dihydrouridine synthase DusB, with translation MTKTLAPSAHPAAPLRIGGYDLSSPVLLAPMAGVTNMPFRVLCREIEQQLTGTTSGLYVCEMITARALVARNPKTLHMTAFAPSERPRSMQLYTVDPQFTYDAVRMIVEEDIADHIDMNFGCPVPKVTRRGGGAAIPFKRRLYGNIVGAAVKAAEGSGIPVTVKFRIGIDAQHHTHLDAGRIAAEEGAAAVALHARTASQRYSGSADWSEITRLVEHMEGTGLPVIGNGDIFSADDAEAMLRETGCHGVEIGRGCLGRPWIFAQIGAQLRGEDVPPEPTLGEVSAIIYRHAELLSLHDGEEHACRDIRKHTGWYLRGFPVGGEFRRDLARVESLAELRALLDTIADSTVRAEHADDARGRQGSASKVALPEGWLDDPEDDTVPVGAEMENNGG, from the coding sequence ATGACGAAAACCCTAGCTCCCTCCGCACACCCTGCCGCGCCGCTGCGCATCGGGGGCTACGACCTGAGCTCCCCGGTACTCCTCGCCCCCATGGCGGGCGTGACCAACATGCCGTTTCGCGTGCTGTGCCGCGAGATTGAGCAGCAGCTCACCGGCACCACCTCCGGGCTGTACGTCTGCGAAATGATCACCGCCCGCGCCCTCGTCGCTCGCAACCCGAAAACGCTGCACATGACGGCCTTCGCCCCGAGCGAGCGCCCCCGGTCCATGCAGCTCTATACGGTCGACCCACAGTTCACCTACGACGCCGTGCGCATGATCGTTGAGGAAGACATCGCCGACCACATCGACATGAACTTCGGCTGCCCCGTGCCCAAGGTGACGCGCCGCGGCGGCGGCGCGGCCATCCCCTTCAAGCGCCGCCTCTACGGCAACATCGTCGGAGCCGCCGTCAAGGCTGCCGAGGGCAGCGGCATACCCGTCACCGTGAAGTTCCGCATCGGCATCGACGCGCAGCACCACACCCACCTCGACGCAGGCCGCATCGCGGCCGAGGAGGGCGCCGCCGCCGTCGCGCTGCACGCGCGCACCGCGAGCCAGCGCTACTCCGGCTCCGCCGACTGGTCCGAGATCACCCGGCTTGTCGAGCACATGGAGGGCACCGGCCTTCCCGTCATCGGCAACGGCGACATCTTCTCCGCCGACGACGCCGAGGCCATGCTGCGCGAGACCGGCTGCCACGGCGTGGAGATCGGCCGCGGGTGCCTCGGCCGGCCCTGGATTTTCGCGCAGATCGGTGCGCAGCTGCGCGGCGAAGACGTCCCGCCCGAGCCCACGCTCGGGGAGGTCTCCGCCATCATCTACCGGCACGCAGAGCTTCTTTCGCTTCACGACGGCGAAGAGCACGCGTGCCGGGACATCCGCAAACACACGGGATGGTACCTGCGCGGCTTTCCCGTCGGCGGCGAGTTCCGCCGCGACCTCGCGCGGGTGGAATCCCTGGCCGAGCTGCGCGCACTGCTGGACACCATCGCCGATTCCACCGTCCGCGCCGAACACGCCGACGACGCCCGCGGCCGGCAGGGCTCCGCCTCCAAGGTCGCGCTCCCAGAGGGCTGGCTCGACGACCCCGAAGACGACACGGTACCGGTCGGGGCCGAGATGGAGAACAACGGAGGATAG